Proteins found in one Ptychodera flava strain L36383 chromosome 16, AS_Pfla_20210202, whole genome shotgun sequence genomic segment:
- the LOC139114998 gene encoding very low-density lipoprotein receptor-like, protein MIKLLVAVVIVVGFLELARPAAAQCGPGEFQCYSGDCIPESYVCDQWPDCPGDEQEDEEGCPIGPCPWPSFQCDNGVCITGYFRCDGYNHCKNGEDEICGPRCYECFNWDTRKEWHTIKKHWPYFCNYEGKYEKEPCELTDSCVTRLKQRRNGKVKVTLACMKAKRCSKLMKKNSPGCYETPIQVDGENGCTFCCKDDYCNYYPDKKSVTAVQ, encoded by the exons ATGATTAAATTGCTGGTGGCTGTTGTCATTGTTGTCGGTTTCTTGGAATTGGCAAGACCGG CAGCGGCACAATGCGGACCAGGAGAATTCCAATGTTACTCTGGTGACTGTATTCCGGAGAGTTACGTCTGTGATCAGTGGCCAGACTGTCCTGGAGATGAACAAGAGGACGAAGAGGGCTGCCCCATTG GACCCTGTCCATGGCCGAGCTTCCAGTGTGATAATGGTGTGTGTATCACAGGCTATTTCAGATGTGATGGATATAACCACTGCAAAAACGGCGAGGACGAGATATGTG GACCACGATGCTATGAATGTTTCAATTGGGACACTCGTAAGGAATGGCACACTATTAAGAAACATTGGCCATATTTCTGTAACTATGAGGGCAAATACGAGAAAGAACCATGTGAACTCACG GATTCATGTGTAACCCGTTTGAAACAGCGCAGGAACGGCAAAGTGAAGGTAACACTTGCCTGTATGAAGGCGAAG AGGTGTAGTAAATTGATGAAGAAGAACAGCCCAGGCTGCTATGAAACTCCTATACAGGTTGATGGGGAGAACGGATGTACGTTCTGCTGCAAAGATGACTACTGCAATTATTATCCGGACAAGAAAAGTGTTACTGCTGTTCAGTAA